A region of Subdoligranulum variabile DNA encodes the following proteins:
- a CDS encoding DNA cytosine methyltransferase, with protein sequence MDYRYKVVDLFSGAGGLSLGFLQTKKYDIKVAFENSPYMQETYKKNHTGVEVQGDVCAADYADIVRRYGKIDVVIGGPPCQGFSNANRQKNHAISQNNKLVKQYLRAILELQPKAFVMENVSMLKSEVHRFYMEKGDEEIVKRCNIPVKDTFLHLLDGAFLFDGAIDIVKDENLINQYLWPEADYFELNVIYKSAKNISKMINALDHHKKKLESLIETYTNLKGDDHIAEEARKAFSAIKAYYDGTLPADEIKSKIEPSVMIQRMLSKAQEIFQNNIIVDEYVQGSDLAAKIRSFAVYDYLKDILTAPENNYVIYSDVLCAADYGAPQKRMRFVVIGIKRDISEKIALPKGSYDADEYRTVKDAIGDLEDIKPVYTLAEDKQGIVLPKAENLSELASTLRDSPVLHNHIVTKTTDTALERFRALKPGQNFHCLDDSLKTNTYTDAKRTQNTIYQRLKYDEPSGTVVNVRKSMWIHPEHDRAISIREAARLQTFPDSFVFYGSKDKQYQQVGNAVPPIMAKAIAKKLAKILSKKRNADAKKNCTKGNGRQSHKRNSQHKHVAYPQH encoded by the coding sequence ATGGATTATAGGTATAAAGTAGTTGATCTTTTTAGTGGTGCGGGGGGACTGAGTCTAGGGTTTCTTCAAACCAAAAAGTATGATATTAAAGTAGCGTTTGAAAACAGCCCCTATATGCAGGAAACATATAAAAAGAATCATACAGGTGTCGAAGTACAAGGTGACGTATGTGCTGCCGATTATGCCGATATTGTGCGCCGATACGGAAAGATTGACGTTGTTATTGGGGGGCCTCCATGTCAGGGCTTTTCAAATGCAAATCGTCAAAAAAACCATGCAATCAGCCAAAACAACAAGCTTGTAAAGCAGTATTTAAGGGCCATTTTAGAACTTCAGCCCAAAGCCTTTGTGATGGAAAACGTAAGCATGCTTAAATCGGAAGTACATCGCTTTTATATGGAAAAGGGAGATGAAGAAATCGTTAAGCGCTGCAATATTCCTGTTAAGGATACATTTCTTCATCTTTTGGACGGTGCCTTCTTATTCGACGGCGCAATTGATATTGTGAAAGACGAAAACCTCATCAATCAATATCTGTGGCCGGAAGCCGACTACTTTGAGCTAAATGTCATTTATAAGTCTGCGAAAAACATTTCTAAAATGATAAATGCCTTAGACCATCACAAAAAGAAATTGGAATCTTTAATCGAAACATATACCAACTTAAAAGGTGATGATCATATTGCCGAAGAAGCACGAAAGGCATTTTCAGCAATCAAAGCATACTATGATGGGACCCTTCCAGCAGATGAAATCAAAAGCAAAATTGAACCCTCTGTTATGATTCAGCGGATGCTGAGTAAAGCACAAGAAATTTTTCAAAACAACATTATTGTAGATGAATATGTACAGGGATCTGACTTAGCCGCCAAAATTCGGTCCTTTGCTGTTTACGATTATCTTAAGGACATTTTGACTGCACCAGAAAACAATTATGTCATTTACAGCGATGTGCTCTGTGCAGCAGATTATGGAGCTCCTCAAAAGAGAATGCGTTTCGTTGTGATCGGAATTAAGCGTGATATTTCAGAAAAAATTGCGCTTCCCAAGGGATCATACGATGCAGACGAGTATCGTACGGTTAAAGATGCAATTGGCGATTTGGAAGATATTAAGCCTGTGTATACTCTTGCTGAAGATAAGCAAGGAATCGTGCTGCCAAAGGCGGAAAATTTAAGCGAATTAGCGTCAACATTAAGAGACTCTCCCGTTCTTCATAACCATATAGTAACGAAAACAACGGATACAGCTCTTGAACGGTTTCGAGCATTAAAACCGGGACAAAATTTTCATTGTCTCGACGATTCTCTTAAAACCAATACCTATACCGATGCGAAAAGAACTCAAAACACGATTTACCAGCGGCTGAAATATGATGAACCAAGCGGTACGGTAGTGAACGTGCGAAAATCGATGTGGATACACCCGGAACACGATAGAGCAATCAGTATTCGCGAAGCTGCTCGACTGCAGACATTCCCAGACAGCTTTGTCTTTTATGGCTCTAAGGATAAGCAATACCAGCAGGTTGGAAATGCGGTGCCCCCAATTATGGCAAAAGCTATCGCAAAGAAACTTGCGAAAATCCTTTCCAAAAAACGTAATGCAGACGCAAAAAAGAACTGCACAAAAGGAAATGGCAGACAATCACACAAAAGAAATTCGCAGCATAAACATGTCGCATATCCGCAGCACTAA
- the istB gene encoding IS21-like element helper ATPase IstB, giving the protein MLSNETVRKLHEMRLGVMAEAFSAQLEDAQFQAVSFEDRFAMLVDAEWSARKSNRLTRLIRNAGYADPAACVENIEYHPERKLDREQILRLASCAYLQEAHNIIILGATGAGKTYLACALGMAANRSFYSVRYIRLPDLLVEISVARANGTYRDYMKKLRKEKLLILDEWLLYPLKEAEARDVLELVEARNKVASTIFCSQYDTSEWHENLYDPTLADAICDRIIYNAYTIQIEGESMRKRKGIPE; this is encoded by the coding sequence ATGCTGAGCAATGAAACGGTACGAAAACTGCATGAAATGCGCCTGGGCGTCATGGCGGAGGCCTTCTCCGCCCAACTGGAGGATGCGCAGTTCCAAGCGGTGTCCTTTGAGGACCGCTTTGCCATGCTGGTAGACGCAGAGTGGAGTGCCCGAAAAAGCAACCGCCTAACCCGGCTCATCCGCAACGCTGGCTACGCGGACCCCGCCGCCTGTGTCGAGAATATTGAGTACCACCCGGAACGAAAGTTGGACCGGGAGCAGATCCTGCGCCTTGCCTCCTGTGCTTACCTCCAGGAAGCACACAATATCATCATCCTGGGAGCCACCGGAGCCGGAAAGACCTACCTGGCCTGCGCCCTTGGTATGGCCGCCAACCGCAGTTTTTACTCTGTGCGGTACATCCGTCTGCCGGATTTGCTGGTGGAGATCTCCGTAGCCCGGGCCAACGGAACCTACCGGGACTACATGAAAAAGCTCAGGAAAGAGAAGCTGCTTATTCTGGACGAATGGCTGCTCTACCCCCTCAAGGAGGCAGAGGCCCGGGATGTGCTGGAACTGGTAGAGGCCCGAAACAAGGTGGCCTCCACCATCTTCTGTTCCCAGTACGACACCAGCGAGTGGCACGAGAACCTGTACGACCCTACCCTGGCCGACGCTATCTGTGACCGTATAATCTATAACGCCTATACCATCCAGATCGAGGGCGAATCCATGCGTAAGCGCAAGGGTATCCCCGAGTAA
- the istA gene encoding IS21 family transposase gives MVNHKEILRLKNLGLTNREIADAAGCGRNTVTRTLARAREQQLGWQQAQSMSQQEVSQNLFPLETKGSAYKMPDYEWVHREMQKSGVTLSLLWVEYCEQCRQNGELPYKSTQFNKYYADYVHKTKATMHLEHKPGETMQVDWAGQTAALVDTDTGERLDAYLFVAVLPYSGYAYTEAFLDMKQEAWITGHVNAYRYFGGVTRILTPDNLKTGVVKNSRTETVLNKAYQEMAEHYGTAILPARPRSPKDKAFVEGSVGVVSTWILAALRNRQFLSLTELNQAIREKLETFNHKPFQKREGSRAACFAEEKLFLLPLPAAPFELAVWKVATVQYNYHISMERMNYSVPYEYIKQQVDVRLTRTTVEIFFAGTRIASHLRLQGRPNQYSTVESHMPPDHQAYLQWNGERFIRWAEQIGQHTAAVVRVFLSAHKVEQQGYKSCMALLKLADRYSPQRLEIACRKALSYTTSPSLKSVQSILKSGQDKLLDEDAPARLEEPKAHKFTRGAGYYKRGE, from the coding sequence ATGGTCAATCACAAAGAGATCCTTCGGCTCAAAAACCTGGGACTCACAAACCGGGAGATCGCAGATGCTGCAGGCTGCGGCCGCAACACGGTCACACGCACATTAGCCCGTGCTCGGGAGCAGCAGCTTGGCTGGCAGCAAGCGCAGTCCATGTCGCAGCAAGAAGTCTCACAGAATCTATTTCCACTCGAAACAAAGGGTTCTGCCTACAAGATGCCGGATTACGAATGGGTACACCGAGAGATGCAGAAGAGCGGCGTTACCCTGAGCCTGCTGTGGGTGGAATACTGCGAGCAGTGCCGTCAGAACGGAGAGCTGCCCTACAAATCCACCCAATTCAACAAGTACTACGCAGACTATGTCCACAAAACGAAAGCCACCATGCATCTGGAGCACAAGCCCGGCGAGACCATGCAGGTGGACTGGGCGGGCCAGACGGCGGCGCTGGTGGACACAGACACCGGGGAGCGGCTGGACGCCTACCTGTTTGTAGCGGTGCTGCCATACAGCGGCTACGCCTACACGGAGGCCTTTCTGGACATGAAGCAGGAGGCCTGGATTACCGGTCATGTCAACGCCTACCGGTATTTCGGCGGGGTCACTCGCATCCTCACGCCGGACAATCTCAAGACCGGTGTGGTCAAGAATTCCCGGACGGAAACGGTGCTCAACAAGGCCTATCAGGAGATGGCGGAGCACTACGGCACCGCCATCCTCCCAGCCCGGCCCCGCAGCCCCAAGGACAAAGCCTTTGTGGAGGGCTCCGTGGGCGTGGTCTCCACCTGGATCCTGGCAGCCCTGCGTAACCGCCAGTTCCTGTCCCTCACAGAACTGAATCAGGCCATCCGAGAGAAGCTGGAGACCTTTAACCACAAGCCCTTCCAGAAACGGGAGGGCAGCCGTGCAGCTTGTTTTGCGGAGGAGAAACTGTTCCTGCTGCCCCTCCCGGCTGCACCGTTTGAGTTGGCGGTCTGGAAGGTGGCCACGGTCCAATATAACTATCACATCAGCATGGAGCGCATGAACTACTCTGTGCCGTATGAATACATCAAGCAGCAGGTGGATGTGCGCCTTACCCGGACTACCGTGGAAATCTTCTTTGCAGGGACTCGCATCGCTTCCCATCTGCGGCTCCAGGGCCGTCCCAACCAGTACAGCACGGTGGAGAGCCATATGCCGCCGGACCACCAGGCCTATCTGCAGTGGAACGGCGAGCGTTTCATCCGCTGGGCGGAACAGATTGGCCAGCACACCGCTGCTGTGGTACGGGTTTTCCTCTCCGCCCACAAGGTGGAGCAGCAGGGCTACAAGTCCTGCATGGCCCTGCTGAAACTGGCGGATCGCTATTCCCCTCAGCGACTGGAGATCGCCTGCCGGAAAGCTCTTTCTTACACCACTTCCCCCAGCCTGAAAAGCGTCCAGTCCATCCTGAAATCCGGGCAGGACAAGCTATTGGATGAGGATGCTCCGGCCAGGCTGGAAGAGCCCAAAGCCCATAAGTTTACCAGGGGCGCCGGCTATTACAAGAGGGGGGAATGA
- a CDS encoding alpha/beta hydrolase, with the protein MKKSHLIAAGAAATAAATASLLGAAYGIYRVWFYHAAEPEDTHAEELARTLPYGAQLKQDAEALAAAPYESIQITADDGTLLAARYYHHADGAPVAIIFHGYKGFARRDGMGGYTLCKRLGYNVLLPDQRSHGASGGHTITMGVKERYDCRAWAYWAYKHFGPQVPLFLMGVSMGASTVLLASGLDLPETVRGIIADCGYTSPHDICRKVLKANLPRVPVGPVYTIGRLGTLLYGRFDPEDADCRQAVAKATVPILFIHGEADNFVPCEMSRENFDACASPKRLVTIPGAGHAVAYYVDIPAYEKAVTEFLDGCLHPAENPAGTNSQ; encoded by the coding sequence ATGAAAAAGAGTCATCTGATAGCAGCCGGGGCGGCAGCCACGGCCGCAGCGACCGCTTCGTTGCTGGGGGCGGCCTATGGGATTTACCGGGTCTGGTTCTACCATGCGGCGGAGCCGGAGGACACCCACGCCGAGGAGCTGGCCAGAACGCTGCCCTACGGCGCGCAGCTGAAACAGGATGCCGAGGCATTGGCCGCCGCGCCCTATGAAAGCATCCAGATCACGGCGGACGACGGCACGTTGCTGGCGGCGCGGTATTATCACCATGCCGACGGGGCGCCGGTGGCGATCATCTTTCACGGGTACAAGGGGTTTGCCCGCCGGGACGGCATGGGCGGTTACACCCTGTGCAAGCGCCTGGGCTACAATGTCCTGCTGCCCGACCAGCGCAGCCACGGCGCCAGCGGGGGACACACCATCACCATGGGGGTAAAGGAACGGTACGACTGCCGGGCCTGGGCCTACTGGGCGTACAAGCACTTCGGGCCTCAGGTACCGCTGTTTCTCATGGGGGTTTCCATGGGGGCGTCCACCGTGCTGCTGGCCAGCGGGCTGGACCTGCCCGAAACGGTGCGGGGCATCATTGCGGACTGCGGCTACACCAGCCCCCACGACATCTGCCGCAAGGTGCTGAAAGCCAATCTGCCGCGGGTCCCGGTGGGGCCGGTCTACACCATCGGGCGGCTGGGCACGCTGCTCTACGGGCGGTTCGATCCCGAGGACGCCGACTGCCGTCAGGCGGTGGCCAAGGCCACCGTTCCCATCCTGTTCATCCACGGGGAGGCGGACAACTTCGTGCCCTGCGAGATGAGCCGGGAGAACTTTGATGCCTGTGCCAGCCCCAAGCGTCTGGTGACGATCCCCGGCGCGGGGCACGCGGTGGCCTACTATGTGGACATTCCCGCCTACGAGAAAGCCGTGACGGAATTTTTGGACGGCTGCCTGCACCCGGCAGAGAACCCCGCCGGGACCAACTCCCAGTGA
- a CDS encoding patatin-like phospholipase family protein — protein sequence MENFTMPQSAALLLEGGSLRGLYTAGALDTLMEENLYFPAVAGVSAGALNGVNYLAHQPGRSASINLRYRRDPRYFGLMAAVKGGSLFGLNFMLRDIPQSVPFDSDTFYHGGQRMVAVATCVETGKPAYFEKGKTDFDFLEAVRASASLPLVSAPVRIGRNRYLDGGCSCPIPLHWAQKEGFEKTVIITTRHKGFRKSLPGQRMVNLYDDFYGDKTLFLATLLTQEVRYNALMEEIDALEEAGKLFVLRPAEPIEIGRFEKNTEKLLALYNRGRREMREQLPALRAYLEQ from the coding sequence ATGGAAAACTTCACAATGCCGCAAAGCGCCGCCCTGCTGCTGGAGGGCGGTTCGCTGCGCGGCCTGTATACGGCCGGGGCGCTGGATACGCTGATGGAGGAAAATCTCTACTTCCCCGCGGTGGCGGGGGTCAGCGCGGGGGCGCTCAACGGCGTGAACTATCTGGCCCATCAGCCGGGACGGTCGGCCAGCATCAATCTGCGCTACCGCCGCGACCCGAGGTACTTCGGACTCATGGCGGCGGTGAAGGGCGGCAGTCTGTTCGGGCTGAACTTCATGCTGCGGGACATCCCCCAGTCGGTGCCCTTCGACAGCGATACCTTTTATCATGGCGGCCAGCGGATGGTGGCGGTGGCCACCTGCGTGGAGACCGGCAAACCCGCCTACTTTGAAAAGGGCAAGACCGACTTCGATTTCCTGGAAGCGGTGCGGGCCTCGGCCAGCCTGCCGCTGGTGTCCGCCCCGGTGCGCATCGGACGCAACCGCTACCTGGACGGCGGCTGTTCCTGCCCCATTCCCCTGCACTGGGCGCAGAAGGAAGGCTTTGAAAAGACCGTCATCATCACCACCCGGCACAAGGGCTTCCGCAAATCCCTGCCCGGCCAGCGGATGGTGAACCTCTACGACGATTTCTACGGCGACAAGACCCTTTTCCTGGCCACCCTGCTCACCCAGGAAGTGCGGTATAACGCCCTCATGGAGGAGATCGACGCCCTGGAGGAGGCCGGCAAACTCTTTGTGCTGCGCCCGGCCGAACCCATCGAGATCGGCCGCTTCGAGAAAAACACCGAAAAACTGCTGGCCCTCTACAACCGGGGCCGCCGCGAGATGCGGGAACAGCTCCCCGCCCTGCGGGCCTATCTGGAACAATGA
- the aroD gene encoding type I 3-dehydroquinate dehydratase has protein sequence MLQLNPETPRIIIPLFAHALDELEAQAKAAQAAPEADLVELRLDPLRVGDWLPALGMVRGLVQKPLIVTIRTAREGGEAALDASDYRDAGLALLQQGGVDALDIEWRTDAAVVRTLRDAAKRAGAAALFSEHHFDGTPDRHAMVEALHGMLDAGPDIAKLAVMPHSRADAAALLLATAEVHDERPEAVLITMSMGRDGAATRYCGGPFGSAATFGTLSAASAPGQPPAANLRAKLLTAGDLG, from the coding sequence ATGCTGCAACTGAACCCCGAAACCCCGCGCATCATCATTCCGCTGTTTGCCCATGCTCTGGATGAATTGGAAGCCCAGGCGAAGGCCGCCCAGGCCGCCCCGGAGGCGGACCTGGTGGAGCTGCGGCTGGACCCCTTGCGCGTGGGGGACTGGCTGCCGGCGCTGGGGATGGTGCGGGGGCTTGTGCAAAAGCCGCTGATCGTGACCATCCGCACGGCCCGGGAGGGCGGCGAAGCGGCGCTGGACGCCTCGGATTACCGGGACGCCGGGCTGGCGCTGCTGCAGCAGGGGGGCGTGGACGCCCTGGACATTGAGTGGCGCACCGACGCAGCGGTGGTGCGGACCCTGCGGGACGCGGCGAAGCGGGCGGGGGCGGCGGCGCTGTTCAGCGAGCATCACTTTGACGGCACGCCGGACCGCCACGCCATGGTGGAAGCGCTGCACGGCATGCTGGACGCGGGGCCGGACATCGCCAAGCTGGCGGTGATGCCCCACAGCCGGGCCGACGCGGCGGCGCTGCTGCTGGCCACGGCGGAAGTGCACGATGAGCGCCCCGAGGCGGTGCTCATCACCATGAGTATGGGCCGGGACGGCGCGGCCACCCGGTACTGCGGCGGGCCGTTCGGCAGCGCGGCCACCTTCGGGACCCTGTCGGCGGCCAGCGCGCCGGGACAGCCCCCGGCCGCCAATCTCCGGGCCAAACTGCTCACCGCCGGGGATCTGGGATAA
- the mnmE gene encoding tRNA uridine-5-carboxymethylaminomethyl(34) synthesis GTPase MnmE, which yields MDRLEQTICALATPPGEGGIAVIRVSGPDAYPIVEKVFVPVRQGRRVAQAKGYTAMLGHYTLRGEEMDETVALFYRAPHSYTGEDVIELSVHGGTAMAEGLLEALLLAGAAPAGPGEFTRRALEHGKLSLTQAEAVMEVIAANGRQGAALAKSALDGRLAKRIGSIQAALQSLNAHLTAWVDYPEEDVPELSDAALTGTLLTQKAELDDLIAGYGAGAVLRHGVDCVLLGRPNVGKSTLLNLLAGFDRAIVTPVAGTTRDIVEQAVQLGEIRLNLFDTAGVREVGADGDAIEAEGIRRSWKKLDEAGLVLAVFDAAQPLEESDLDIARRCQGRPALAILNKQDLAESTEAARDLLAPYFKQVLTLCAKDAASLQPLSAAVADLLGTAKLDPRAGQLCSARQLAAATRARDAVAEALKAEQDGFGLDAVAVCLTDALQALCDLTGEDAADATIDEVFETFCVGK from the coding sequence ATGGACCGTTTGGAACAGACCATCTGTGCGCTGGCCACCCCGCCGGGGGAGGGCGGCATTGCGGTGATCCGGGTATCGGGTCCCGACGCCTATCCCATTGTGGAGAAAGTCTTTGTGCCGGTGCGGCAGGGCCGCCGGGTGGCCCAGGCCAAGGGCTACACCGCCATGCTGGGGCATTACACCCTGCGCGGCGAGGAGATGGACGAGACGGTGGCGCTGTTCTACCGGGCGCCCCACTCCTACACCGGGGAGGACGTCATCGAATTGTCGGTGCACGGCGGCACGGCCATGGCGGAGGGTCTGCTGGAAGCGCTGCTGCTGGCGGGGGCGGCACCGGCCGGGCCGGGTGAATTCACCCGCCGCGCTCTGGAACACGGCAAGCTCAGCCTGACCCAGGCCGAGGCCGTCATGGAAGTCATCGCGGCCAACGGGCGGCAGGGGGCAGCCCTGGCAAAATCCGCCCTGGACGGACGGCTGGCCAAACGCATCGGGTCCATCCAGGCGGCGCTGCAAAGTCTCAACGCCCATCTGACGGCCTGGGTGGATTACCCCGAGGAGGACGTGCCGGAACTGTCCGACGCGGCCCTCACCGGGACGCTGCTCACCCAGAAAGCCGAGCTGGACGACCTCATCGCCGGCTACGGCGCGGGGGCGGTGCTCCGCCACGGGGTGGACTGCGTGCTGCTGGGCCGCCCCAACGTGGGGAAGAGCACCCTTTTAAACTTACTGGCCGGGTTTGACCGGGCCATCGTCACGCCGGTGGCGGGCACCACCCGGGACATCGTGGAGCAGGCGGTGCAGCTGGGGGAGATCCGGCTGAATCTCTTTGACACGGCGGGGGTCCGGGAGGTGGGCGCCGACGGCGACGCCATCGAGGCGGAGGGCATCCGCCGCAGCTGGAAGAAGCTGGACGAGGCCGGTCTGGTGCTGGCGGTCTTCGACGCCGCCCAGCCCCTGGAGGAATCCGATCTGGACATCGCCCGCCGCTGCCAGGGCCGCCCGGCGCTGGCCATCCTGAACAAGCAGGACCTGGCGGAATCCACCGAGGCAGCCCGGGACCTGCTGGCGCCCTATTTCAAACAGGTGCTGACCCTCTGTGCCAAGGACGCCGCCAGTCTGCAGCCCCTTTCGGCGGCGGTGGCGGATCTGCTGGGCACGGCGAAGCTGGACCCCCGGGCGGGGCAGCTCTGCAGCGCCCGGCAGCTGGCGGCAGCCACCCGGGCCCGGGACGCCGTGGCGGAGGCACTGAAAGCGGAACAGGACGGCTTCGGGCTGGACGCGGTGGCGGTCTGCCTGACCGACGCCCTGCAGGCCCTCTGCGACCTCACCGGCGAGGACGCCGCCGACGCCACCATCGACGAGGTCTTCGAGACCTTCTGTGTGGGCAAATAA